A single window of Paracoccus albus DNA harbors:
- a CDS encoding integrase core domain-containing protein, translating into MQPRASDEIELGAATCRCSRTMYWLPSKDRWEYRSRALRITLADAEDGHARDQIDAWVSDYNTTRPHSSLGYPFLPN; encoded by the coding sequence ATGCAACCGAGGGCTTCAGATGAGATCGAACTCGGTGCGGCGACCTGTCGCTGTTCGCGCACAATGTATTGGCTGCCCTCGAAAGACCGCTGGGAATATAGGTCCCGCGCGCTTCGGATTACATTAGCCGATGCAGAAGACGGCCATGCCCGCGATCAGATCGATGCCTGGGTGAGCGATTACAACACCACACGGCCCCATTCATCGCTTGGATACCCGTTTTTGCCAAACTGA